The sequence below is a genomic window from Aureispira sp. CCB-E.
GCCAATCAATGGTACTCTTCCGTTAAGTTCCTTCTTGGTCAATTTCAAGGCATCATAAACATACCCCAATGTAGCAGCAGCAGCTTCTCCTTCAAACAAAGCATCAATATCTGCTTCTGACTGAATTGTTTTTGGAAAAAACGGTCCTTTGCCTGGAATCATTTCGTACGGCAGTCCCATCGCTTCTGGGATAACTAAAATATCTGAAAAAATAATTGCGGCATCTACTCCCAACTCGTCAACAGGTTGAATCGTCACTTCGCAAGCCAATTCTGGTGTTTCAACCAGTTCTTTGAAACCCGACAAACTAGCTCTCAATGCTCTATATTGTGGCAATATACGCCCAGCTTGTCGCATCAACCATACGGGGGGACGTTCTGTTTTTTCTCCTCTTGCTGCTCTTAAAAATAAATCGTTTTTTAACATTATTTTACTTTATATTTTAGTTAGTAGTTTGCTATTTTTTATTTCTAACAATAGTTCGTTGAAACCACGCAGTAGCAGCGAAGCTAAACTTTATTAGTTTAATAATCAGCAAGTTGCGCCTTTGTTGCGTTTTGTGTTAAAATTTTGATTATCAACTGCGCAGCACTCACGAAGTAAACTAATATAAATGTGCTTTTTTATCTTTTTGGTAAAAAAGTAAAAAAGCAACGAACTACTATTCTAATTGACCTGTTACCAACCAATTGCTGCTCTTCACAGTGTCAAAATTGTAGTCTTGTCATTTTTCATACCCCAAAACCGCACAAATTTAGACAATTACTGCTTTCTATTTATCTGTTTTTCGTAATAATTTATCTTGATAATACACATACATCTGATGTTGTGATCTCCTTGGAGAAGAATCGTTGTGCTTATACTCATTCTTTTGCTTAGCGTCTATAATCCGAGCCTTGACATTGTCTTTGAATTGTATGTTCAAAAAATCCTTGATTTCTTTTTGCAAATCTTTGGCATAAATCGGGAACGCACATTCAATTCTATAGAATAAATTACGTGTCATCCAATCGGCAGATGAAAGGTATATTTTTTCATCTCCATTATTATGAAAACGATAAATTCTAGTATGCTCCAGAAAACGATCAACGATACTAATAATTTTTATATTCTCACTAAAACCACTTTGATTGGGAACCACACTACAAACCCCTCTAATAATCATCTTAATTTTCACCCCTGCATTGCTAGCCTCATACAAACGAGCAATCATTCTAGAATCTTGAATACTATTCAACTTCAAAGTAATTGCAGCCTTTCTACCAGCCTTGGCGTGTTCTATTTCTTGTTCAATTAACTGGTATATATTTCGTCGCATTCTAAACTGCCCAACCAACAGATGTTTAAACGGCTTTTCTGGACGTTTTTTGTACTCCAAAAAATCAAAAACCTGCTCTACTTCCTTTGTCAATCGTTTATCAGCCGTCATAAAACCGAAATCACTATAAATTCTAGCCGTATCTTCGTTAAAGTTTCCCGTCCCCATATAAGCGTAATGCTTAGATTTTCTAGTAATCAGCAACAGCTTCGCATGAACCTTGAGCTCAGGAATACTATAAATTACTTTTGCTCCCCAAGTTTCTAGCCGTTCTGCCCAGTACAGATTGGCTTCTTCGTCAAAACGAGCCTTTACTTCCATAAAGACCATTACGTTTTTACCTTCTTGAATAGCAAAACGCAAAGCAGCAACAATTCTTGAGTCCTTAGCAACTCGATATTGTGCAATTTTAATGTCGGTCACCTCTGGGTCCAAAGCTGCTTGCTCCAACAAACGAATAACATATTCGTATTTTTGATATGGAAAATGCAACAAATGATCCTTTTTCTCTATAACTGGAAACAGCTTGGGTTGGTTGTGCAAATCCACATGATTAAGTGGAGGCAAAGGAATATCTTGTAATTCTCGAATCCCAAAGTTCGGAAACTTGAAAAAATCATAATTGTTATGATATCGACCTTCTGGTTGCAAATCACCTTCTTTCACTTGCAAAGCTGCCGTCAAGAAATTCAATGTCCTATTCGACATCCTTCTGTCATATACAAAACGAGTCCCTCGCCCTATCGTCCTCTTTGCAATTCCCTTTCTAATTTTCTCAATTAAGTTTCCAGTATATTCGTCTTCTATGTAAATATCAGCATCTCTCGTCATTTTGATAGAATAGGCATCCCGAATATGATACCCTGGAAACAAACGAGGCAAACAATATCGTACCACATCGTCTAAGATAATAAGCTCTTTTCGTTCTGCGTTGCGGCTAGGCAGTTCTATAAATCGTGGAAACTTTTCAGAAGGTATTCTCACAACAGCATATCGATTGATATGACCTGCTGTTTTTAACCGAACTGCTAGATATATGGCATTACTAGGCAAAAAAGTTTTAATCTTATTTTTTACCAACAATATGGGTTGTAGATGTTGTATTAATTTTTCTTCAAAAAATCGATCTAAAAATAAATTATGATAAGATTTTAAATTTTTAGGGCGAAGTATATAAATACTGTGTTTAGCTAGTTCTGGTAAGATTTGCTCTTTGTAGATCGAATCAAACTCCAGTTGCTGCTCTGTCACAATTTGGCGAATTCGCTTCAAAATCAACTCTGGGGAAAAATCCATTTGACTCTTGGTCTTTTTTCCCAAACGAATCAAAGCTTTGATAGAAGCAACGCGCACTCTAAAAAACTCATCTAAGTTGGAAGAATAGATACCTAAGAATTTAATTCGTTCAAACAATGGTACAGACGGGTCTTTTGCTTCTTGGAGTACCCTATAATTAAATGAAAGCCAGCTAATGTCTCTATGTATAAAAGGAATATCTTTTTTGTTAAACATAAATGTATCGTTTTTCAATCATTTAGTTGATTTCTAGATTCCTAAATAAAGGGGTAAAAGCTTATTTGTGTAATAACTTTAACAACTTTATTTAAACAATCATCCAGAATAAATTATATCAAATTGAGCAGCAGCACATTGTGCCTCTGCTATTCAAAGTATTAAAAAGATGATTACCAACTTCATAGCATTTAAAAAGTCCATAACAGCAACCAATATCTATCCATACTAACTCATGCCTATAAAACATACAACTCTCCCCCCTGTCCAATGGTGGTTTTAATCAACCAAAGAATCGTCTTATATCCCTCTAATACCCAACACTCAAATATCATATAAAAAACAGCATATGGGTTATCAGCTGCATAGCACTCCCAAAGCAATATTAATATAGTTTAAGTAGACCAATGGAATTATTTAAACAATTGTTTAGTTTTCTAATTCGGATGAACTATCTCAGTAGTAAAAAAATAAAAATTTTGATGCTGTATTATACACCAAAAGTAACAAAGGATTTTATAATTACAGCATAAACAGAAATGAAAAAACCGATAGATTAGAAGTCTTCTTTTAGTTCTTTTGCATTTTTTAAATATTTATTGTTTTTATAGATAAAATACGCAAGTCTAAAACACTGTTAATTTGAAGGACTTGGCACAAATGAGCCGTTTCATGGCAAAAATGAAACCACTTGCTCTCTTTTTTTTTATTACTTTTGTAGTAATCGTAATTATAAGCAAAATCAATTGCCAATAAAGTTTTCATTTTTTAACAAAAAACAAATGAAGCTAAATTATCATATATAATCATTATCAACCTGCGAGAGCTTGGTACAGTGTACCAAAGGCATAGCCAAACAGTGCGACTTCGTGGTTTATAGAATTTTTTATGGACGATTACTTATGTAAAACTAAAAATACTAAAACACAAATACATAATTCAGTAGAATTTTCATTTACTCATAACAATCAACATCAAAAAATCAATTAATTACTTTTTTAAACACCCAAAAACCCTAAGAGTAAAAATCTAATGGATTATCAAAATGAGGGTAACAATACGATTGTTTCCTCCATAAACAAAAGCAAGAAACGAAACGCACTTACACACTGTTAATCAAACTCTTGCATTACAATATATTCCCAACACATTAAGCAGAAAGAAGTATAATTTTGTACAAGCACTCTCAGAAACGATATCAAAATGTTATTGAGATTAGCAAATGAAATGATTATTCTTACAACCACGTACAGAGAACTTGAACTAGACCAATCAAATACAGCAGCGTACTTTCTGCTCTATTTAGCAAAGAAACCTATTTTTAAACCTGCTTGAAACTTGAAATAAAAAATTTCAAGATAACTATCTGTTCATAAAAAACATAGATAAAAAATAATCTTATTTTTAGTGCTAATCGAAGGAAAAGAGTACTATTATTTGCAATGCTACTACATGCTTATTATTACTTTTCCTTGAACAATCACTTAAATTAAACTATTGGGAATCAAACACTCCATGTATATCCAGAAAGATTTGAAAAATGACTAATTTATCCAAATACGCCGTTGCAACTATTCTTTTGTTATCTTTTTTGCCTCTAGGGTATCAATTCTTGAGCCAAGGAATGAGTGCAGAAGAAATTTTTGCTGCTAACTTTACAACTGAAAAAATTTCAGATTTCAAGAATCAACGTGGCTTTGATGAAACACAGGACAAATTGAATTCAAAAGAACTTGAAGCAGAAAAAAGTGCCCGTATCCGTTCCAAAGCTATTATTTCCTATAATGGAAAAAAATACTCGGAAGCAATTAACTTATTTGAAAGTTATCTAGCCTCTAATGCATTCATCAAAAATAAATCAAAAATTGAGCTTTATTTAGCCAAAGCTTATTTAGCTGATAACAAACCACTTGAGGCAAAAAAATTACTAACAACCATAATAAAAACAGAAAAAAAGCGTATTAAACAAGATGCAGAGTGGTATTTGGTACTAACTTTGATTAAAGAGGATAGTGTAGAGCAAGCAAAAGCAGAATTGAACAACATTCTGAATTCCCAAACACCACATGCTCACAAAGATAAAGCGCTGAAGTTGCAGCAACAAATTGACAAATACTACGTACAATAGATATATCTTTTATAATGCTTCTACATTTAATTACCTCAAAAGAAGAAAAGTCTTGTCTTTGTATTCTTGTCACTTTTGTATCAAACTTCTTCTTTTTTTGACTAAATAAGGTTAGATTGCATTTGCTTATTTAAAGTTTTATTTTTTTTGATAATAAAAATCAAATAATTATCTTTACAAAGCATTATCTTATCTTACAAATTCTGTAATTTGACTAAAAACTAAAATTTTATGGTTGTAAGAACTGTACTCAGATTCACTAAATGTTTAGCTCTAATTGCCCTTGTTATTATGTTTTCTGCCGATGACGCTGATGCTCAGCGTGGAAAGCGAGGTAAACGTGGTAAAAAAGGCAAAGGGGGAGAATTGACAATCTTAAAAAACTTGCCTGAGTTTTTTGTAAACGATAATCTACTACCTAAATATTTAAAAGTCATTTATAAAAAAGACGCTGCCCGTTTGGCTCTTCGTCTAATCAACAAAGAACAACGTATTTCAAAACAAACGATACGTGTGCCAGAGGAGTTGGTGCAAGCTATCTACAATGCTTTGGTAGCGGTTCGTACTTCTGATTATGGTGCGATTGATACCATTTCAACCAAGTACAACGTTCGTTCATTTCCTATTCCTAATGTAGAAAGTATCATTTTGGTCTTTGAACACGATGCTCCTTGGGTGGAACCACTAAAACAACGCCAAGATACCACAGGAAGTGTTTCTATCAATAACCTCATTCGAGAATACAATTTAGTAATGACTCGCATGGTTTATCTTGACGAAGAACGAGCAGGTTTAGTTCTTCAATCTAGAGAACCATTAAATATGCCTGCTTTAATGATGAAGTTCTTTACAAGCGAAGGGGTTGGTTCTATTGAAGAAATTTTACCTTATGGAGATGGCAATGATATCAATATTGCTCGTACGAATGACGGGTGGGAAATTGTCTACAGTGTTAAATTTGGTAACTGTGTGAACCAATGTCAAAAATTCCATGAATGGAAATTTACGGTAAGCGAAGGAGGTGAAGTTGCTTATATCGGTGGCTCTGGACATACAATTCCGCCTTGGATTAATGCCAATGCACAAGCAAAAAAATATCCTGATGTTCTAAAAAAGAACTAAGTTGATTATAAAAAATAGATAAAAAAAGCTTTCTACATTGTAGAAAGCTTTTTTTTATTAGGTATTATAACTTCTATAAATGAAATTTAGTCGTCCAACTTAGAAAATAATCCCAAACTTGTTTGCAATGAATCCTTCGCCTCAGGTGTCAAGTGCAAAGCAAATGGCTCGTAGGGCAAGTGATAATCATGTGTTGTTAGTTTCCAGTATAAAATTCCTTCTAAGTTAATTCGCTGCTCTTTAACCACCTCATACAAAGCATCAATCGCAAATTTTCGTTCTTCCCAATCTGCTTCTTCCCTATCCCAAACAATAAGACGCTCATTCTGATTAGAGCCGACTATTGAAAAACCAAAACCTGTCCAAGGTTCTATAGTCGTATTTTTGCGGTTGATATATCCTAGTTCTGTAAAAAGCATCGGTTTATCTTTTAAATCATGCTGGGCACGAAAAGCATCAACTTGATCAAATACATTTTCCCAACCTCTTTTTAACGTTTTTTGC
It includes:
- the ppk1 gene encoding polyphosphate kinase 1 — translated: MFNKKDIPFIHRDISWLSFNYRVLQEAKDPSVPLFERIKFLGIYSSNLDEFFRVRVASIKALIRLGKKTKSQMDFSPELILKRIRQIVTEQQLEFDSIYKEQILPELAKHSIYILRPKNLKSYHNLFLDRFFEEKLIQHLQPILLVKNKIKTFLPSNAIYLAVRLKTAGHINRYAVVRIPSEKFPRFIELPSRNAERKELIILDDVVRYCLPRLFPGYHIRDAYSIKMTRDADIYIEDEYTGNLIEKIRKGIAKRTIGRGTRFVYDRRMSNRTLNFLTAALQVKEGDLQPEGRYHNNYDFFKFPNFGIRELQDIPLPPLNHVDLHNQPKLFPVIEKKDHLLHFPYQKYEYVIRLLEQAALDPEVTDIKIAQYRVAKDSRIVAALRFAIQEGKNVMVFMEVKARFDEEANLYWAERLETWGAKVIYSIPELKVHAKLLLITRKSKHYAYMGTGNFNEDTARIYSDFGFMTADKRLTKEVEQVFDFLEYKKRPEKPFKHLLVGQFRMRRNIYQLIEQEIEHAKAGRKAAITLKLNSIQDSRMIARLYEASNAGVKIKMIIRGVCSVVPNQSGFSENIKIISIVDRFLEHTRIYRFHNNGDEKIYLSSADWMTRNLFYRIECAFPIYAKDLQKEIKDFLNIQFKDNVKARIIDAKQKNEYKHNDSSPRRSQHQMYVYYQDKLLRKTDK